The Lutra lutra chromosome 15, mLutLut1.2, whole genome shotgun sequence genome includes a region encoding these proteins:
- the LRRC71 gene encoding LOW QUALITY PROTEIN: leucine-rich repeat-containing protein 71 (The sequence of the model RefSeq protein was modified relative to this genomic sequence to represent the inferred CDS: inserted 4 bases in 4 codons; deleted 4 bases in 3 codons; substituted 2 bases at 2 genomic stop codons), giving the protein MSGEASAPGVSPRAPRPGTQKSSGAVTKKGDRAAKEKPVTVLQPVGEEEPKNPEEYQCTGVLETDFAELCTRSGLPTCPKVVPRPRPHPAFVPSPRCRKSPPXTIKRPSGSCSLNSLESKYVFFRPTVQVELEPEDKSVKEVFIRGWKVEERILGIFSTCLPPLSXLQAIHLWKVGLTDKTLTTFIALLPLAPSTLRKVSLEGNPLPEQSFHKLMELDSTISHLSLRNNDIDDHGAQLLGQALSTLHSCNRSLVSLNLGFNHIGDAGAGYIADVCLNRALLWLSMAHNRIQDXGALKLAEVLRPFELTHTEVVERRRLLLEKGSHERSRSPSSSRHGDSKGXEEPFTGVSNVALSEKPDKSPTTKTLKGPGQEKGEVRVWDGAKREEKPGSGQSPTQGDPKKEDTKASKGKVTIPEQKPSKGKGXKIGNKEKRSFLLESELVSEPSEVVNPLLEPVEHRXGKVFILGTRVLLHLNLTRNRITEVGLEGFLATVQHQAQFSKSKSAAKGPVGLLCLSLAKNYFSPQCPTYTMIQELMLPRDPISKAKPREEEPSASST; this is encoded by the exons ATGTCGGGGGAGGCGAGTGCGCCCGGGGTCTCCCCTCGGGCCCCGCGTCCCGGGACACAGAAGTCGTCCGGCGCGGTGACCAAGAAGGGGGATCGCGCGGCCAAGGAGAAGCCGGTCACCGTCCTGCAGCCGGTGGGCGAGGAGGAGCCCAAGAACCCTG AGGAGTACCAGTGCACCGGGGTCCTCGAGACGGATTTCGCGGAGCTCTGCACGCGCTCGGGACTA CCGACTTGCCCCAAAGTCGTTCCCCGGCCTCGCCCGCACCCGGCCTTCGTCCCCTCGCCTCGATGTCGGAAAAGCCCGCCTTAG ACGATCAAGCGCCCGTCGGGGTCTTGCAGCCTCAACAGTCTGGAGAGCAAGTACGTGTTCTTCCGGCCCACAGTGCAGGTGGAGCTGGAGCCCGAGGACAAGTCGGTGAAGGAGGTCTTCATCCGCG GCTGGAAGGTCGAGGAGCGGATCTTGGGAATCTTCTCTACGTGTCTGCCTCCGCTCA CGCTGCAGGCCATCCA CTTGTGGAAGGTGGGGCTGACGGATAAGACCCTGACCACCTTCATCGCTCTCCTGCCTCTTGCGCCATCCACGCTCAG GAAGGTGTCTCTGGAGGGCAACCCGCTGCCCGAGCAGTCCTTTCACAAGCTCATGGAGCTGGACAGCAC CATCTCCCACTTGTCCCTGCGGAACAACGACATCGACGACCATGGGGCACAGCTGCTGGGCCAGGCTCTGTCCACACTGCACAGCTGTAACCGCTCCCTGGTCTCGCTCAACCTGGGCTTCAACCACATCGGGGATGCAGGCGCTGGCTACATCGCTGATGTGT GTTTGAATCGCGCCCTGCTCTGGCTGTCCATGGCACACAACCGTATCCAGG AGGGCGCCTTGAAGCTGGCCGAG GTCCTGCGCCCCTTCGAGCTGACACACACGGAGGTGGTGGAGCGCCGCCGCCTCCTGCTGGAAAAGGGGTCTCATGAGCGCTCGAGATCG CCTTCCTCCTCCCGACACGGGGACTCCAAAGGCTGAGAAGAACCCTTCACGGGCGTCAGCAATGTTGCCCTGTCAGAGAAGCCAGACAAGTCGCCCACCACGAAGACCCTGAAAGGCCCTGGGCAAGAAAAAGGAGAAGTCAGGGTGTGG GACGGGgcgaagagagaggagaagccgGGGTCAGGGCAGTCACCCACACAGGGGGACCCT AAGAAAGAAGACACCAAGGCCTCCAAGGGGA aGGTCACCATCCCGGAGCAGAAGCCCAGCAAGGGGAAGG CCAAGATCGGAAACAAGGAGAAGCGCAGCTTCCTGCTTGAGTCCGAG CTGGTCTCGGAGCCTTCAGAGGTGGTTAACCCT CTCCTGGAGCCCGTGGAGCACC GAGGGAAAGTGTTCATCCTGGGAACAAGGGTCCTTCTGCACCTCAACCTCACCC GAAACCGCATCAcagaggtggggctggagggctTCTTGGCCACCGTGCAGCACCAGGCCCAGTTCTCCAAGTCCAAGAGCGCGGCCAAGGGCCCTGTGGGGCTGCTGTGCTTGTCGCTGGCG aAAAACTACTTCTCCCCGCAATGTCCAACGTACACCATGATCCAGGAACTGATGCTGCCCAGGGACCCCATCAGCAAGGCCAAGCCCAGAGAGGAGGAGCCCTCTGCGTCCTCCAcctag